A section of the Chanodichthys erythropterus isolate Z2021 unplaced genomic scaffold, ASM2448905v1 ctg001550_np12, whole genome shotgun sequence genome encodes:
- the LOC137016400 gene encoding uncharacterized protein: MQRLAQHSLGFSNKRNNEKNTVNYTYQRKRNNRIADVLISRVRAFYSRDDVSRITTGKRQTLTQKKNKKQKRFLLDTMKNLHRKFLAEEQSSISYSLFCKLRPFWVVHPTLSDRDTCMCKMHENLGFLVQKLHYLKVISTNNLDNLVKEISCETENVKCMYGECSACKDLSCPVSTEYNPENKVSYIQWVIVEKQHKNDPNGKTSKITIKKEFHTTQEEMLEQLNLLLHRFKRHTFNINNQFTHYRALRQNLKAHECLIHVDFSENYLCKYSKEIQAVHFGASHQQATLHTGVLYVHAAPHPMSFCTVSPSRIKGPPAIWQHLSPVLDYVHSVNPEVSTIHFYSDGPCTQYKQRGNLLLFCTELFRQGFTAGTWNFFEASHGKGAPDGVGGALKRRADSLVSQGRDITDAAELFEVLQKTNTKIKLFFVSEEAVDKAVLEMPNDVPPIPSIMRIHQVVSLAHGVLIYRDVSCLCTTTQNLNCGCFNTKHFKFSNQQTPPMAPTVTEDQWQSLEVVGKWCVLKYDGDLYPGVITDISETQVEVRCMQKIGVNRFFWPAREDILWYLFEDIVCIIPPPRPVTGRHMEIEREVWAKLEAAF; the protein is encoded by the coding sequence ATGCAACGCTTAGCTCAACATTCATTGGGCTTttcaaacaaaagaaacaatGAGAAGAATACGGTTAATTACACCTACCAGCGGAAGCGGAACAACAGGATTGCGGATGTTCTGATAAGTAGAGTGAGGGCTTTTTACTCAAGGGATGATGTGAGTCGCATCACAACTGGGAAGAGGCAGACCCTCActcagaagaaaaataaaaagcaaaaacgATTCCTTTTGGATACCATGAAAAATTTACACAGGAAGTTTTTGGCTGAAGAACAAAGCTCCATCTCTTACTCACTCTTCTGTAAGCTCAGACCTTTTTGGGTTGTTCATCCGACTCTGAGTGATCGGGACACATGCATGTGCAAGATGCATGAGAATCTGGGTTTTCTTGTCCAGAAGTTACACTACTTGAAAGTAATCAGCACCAACAATCTGGATAACCTTGTGAAAGAGATCTCATGTGAGACAGAAAATGTGAAGTGCATGTATGGAGAATGTTCTGCGTGCAAGGACCTCTCTTGCCCAGTCTCTACAGAGTACAATCCAGAGAATAAAGTGTCTTATATCCAGTGGGTAATTGTGGAAAAGCAGCACAAGAATGATCCCAATGGCAAAACATCTAAAATCACAATCAAAAAAGAATTTCATACCACTCAAGAAGAAATGCTGGAACAGCTAAACCTGCTGCTGCACAGGTTCAAGAGACACacttttaacattaacaatcaGTTTACCCACTACAGGGCATTGAGACAAAACTTAAAAGCACATGAATGCTTAATTCATGTTGACTTTTCTGAAAATTACCTCTGCAAGTACAGCAAAGAAATACAGGCCGTCCACTTCGGAGCATCACATCAGCAGGCAACACTGCACACAGGTGTGCTTTATGTGCATGCAGCCCCTCACCCGATGTCCTTCTGCACAGTGTCACCCTCAAGAATAAAGGGCCCGCCAGCAATCTGGCAACACCTGTCCCCTGTGCTAGACTATGTGCATAGTGTAAATCCGGAGGTGTCCACTATCCATTTTTACAGCGATGGCCCTTGCACTCAATACAAACAAAGGGGTAATTTGCTCTTGTTTTGtactgagctcttcaggcaagGATTCACTGCTGGTACTTGGAACTTTTTCGAGGCGAGCCATGGGAAGGGTGCCCCAGATGGTGTGGGAGGGGCCCTGAAGAGGAGAGCGGATAGTCTGGTGAGCCAAGGAAGGGACATTACTGATGCTGCAGAGCTGTTTGAGGTGTTGcaaaagacaaacacaaaaatcAAGCTGTTTTTTGTCAGCGAGGAAGCAGTTGATAaagcagttttggagatgcccAATGATGTGCCACCAATTCCGTCCATTATGAGGATCCATCAGGTTGTGTCTCTAGCCCATGGAGTACTGATATACAGGGACGTCAGCTGCTTGTGCACAACAACACAAAATCTGAACTGTGGGTGCTTTAATACAAAGCATTTCAAGTTCAGCAACCAGCAGACGCCTCCCATGGCTCCCACAGTGACAGAAGATCAGTGGCAAAGTCTTGAAGTTGTTGGTAAATGGTGTGTGCTGAAGTACGATGGTGATCTATACCCTGGAGTCATCACAGATATAAGTGAAACGCAAGTTGAGGTCCGCTGTATGCAAAAGATTGGGGTCAACAGGTTTTTCTGGCCAGCCCGTGAAGACATTCTTTGGTACTTGTTTGAGGACATTGTGTGTATCATCCCACCCCCGAGGCCAGTCACAGGTCGTCACATGGAAATTGAGAGAGAAGTCTGGGCCAAACTAGAAGCAGCTTTTTAG